In Moorella sp. Hama-1, a single genomic region encodes these proteins:
- a CDS encoding bactofilin family protein yields the protein MLGKRNNADPTTVDTVIGKEARITGKLVSGGAIRIDGTFEGEVVTEGDLVVGETGQVVASVRARNLLVVGGIKGDVIAGGQLEIAPTGRIDGDVQTGRLIVEPGGLLQGHCQMPLPEDGTKPGDGRNGDGEH from the coding sequence ATGCTGATCCAACGACAGTAGATACGGTTATCGGTAAAGAGGCCAGGATAACCGGCAAGCTTGTCTCCGGCGGGGCCATACGCATTGATGGTACCTTTGAGGGTGAGGTAGTTACTGAAGGCGATCTGGTAGTTGGGGAAACCGGCCAGGTGGTTGCCAGCGTCCGGGCCCGTAATCTTCTGGTAGTGGGGGGGATTAAAGGGGATGTAATAGCCGGCGGCCAGCTGGAGATCGCCCCTACAGGCAGGATAGATGGCGATGTCCAGACGGGCAGGTTAATAGTCGAACCCGGGGGCCTGCTCCAGGGCCATTGCCAGATGCCCCTGCCGGAGGATGGGACGAAGCCAGGGGATGGTAGGAACGGGGACGGGGAACATTAG